TAGCGATAAAACTTAATTTTATCTTTCTTATGATAACGTCCAAAACCTTCTGCAATATTTGCAGAAACAGAATCAATCGCCTCTACAAATTGACCGCCAACATGTTTTTTTGCAAACCAATCCCAATTAATAACGATTTTCCATACATAATTACTCAAGTTAAATGCTATTTTATAAGCATCTATATCATTAAGCTGTAAATATTTTTTTTCCATATTATTTGTATTTCAACAATAGAACAATAGAACAATAGAACAATAGAACAATAGAACAATAGAACAATAGAACAATAGAACTATTTCTTCAAAGATTAGTGCTAATAATTTATTTATTAACCTTGTGAACGGTTATAAAATATTTTTATTCAAGTCTAATCTTAAATTTTTTAACACTCATTATCAAAAAAAATAAAGTCATACCGATTAAAATAAGCGTTTCTTTCCAAACA
This sequence is a window from Bacteroidales bacterium. Protein-coding genes within it:
- a CDS encoding four helix bundle protein → MEKKYLQLNDIDAYKIAFNLSNYVWKIVINWDWFAKKHVGGQFVEAIDSVSANIAEGFGRYHKKDKIKFYR